The Juglans regia cultivar Chandler chromosome 2, Walnut 2.0, whole genome shotgun sequence genome includes a window with the following:
- the LOC109003840 gene encoding LOB domain-containing protein 25-like has protein sequence MASSSSYNSPCAACKFLRRKCMPGCIFAPYFPPEEPQKFANVHKIFGASNVTKLLNELLPHQREDAVNSLAYEAEARVRDPVYGCVGAISFLQRQVQRLQKELEEANADLIRYACNEIPTALPPHPGVNLVQPNMAHARSRPVLLSSRIFGNEGGSGFYQPPYSLPWDDTSPAGNINEGGQDGSM, from the coding sequence ATGGCTTCATCCAGCTCCTACAATTCTCCTTGTGCTGCCTGCAAGTTCTTAAGGAGAAAATGCATGCCAGGTTGCATCTTTGCACCCTACTTCCCACCAGAGGAACCCCAAAAATTTGCCAATGTTCACAAGATCTTTGGTGCAAGCAATGTGACTAAGCTCCTTAATGAGCTTCTCCCTCACCAGAGAGAGGATGCAGTTAACTCTCTCGCCTACGAGGCTGAGGCACGAGTAAGAGACCCCGTTTATGGTTGTGTTGGTGCCATCTCATTCCTTCAAAGACAAGTCCAAAGGCTCCAGAAGGAACTTGAAGAAGCCAATGCTGATTTGATACGTTATGCTTGCAATGAGATTCCAACGGCTTTGCCTCCGCATCCCGGGGTAAATCTAGTTCAACCAAATATGGCTCATGCTCGTTCAAGACCAGTCTTGCTTAGCAGTAGAATATTTGGTAATGAAGGAGGATCAGGGTTTTATCAACCCCCTTACTCTCTTCCATGGGACGACACTTCCCCAGCAGGAAATATCAACGAAGGAGGCCAGGACGGAAGTATGTGA